In the Deltaproteobacteria bacterium genome, one interval contains:
- a CDS encoding ABC transporter permease yields the protein MPLPLSYSLRNVRARRGRTLMTAGVIALVVVACSLFMGLISSLKHTLVSTGDPRNIVVMRKGSDNDGSSQLTLEAYQAIRFFDGIARDAHDEPLASPELVVQPFFRTREGGRENVLVRGVEPVALAVHDNVRLVEGRMLMPSSGEAIVGRGVVGRYAGAALGDQLEFGRGRWHVVGVFDAGGSSFESEVWVDVRELANDAKRPFPYSAVRIRVATPEQIEPLIRRIEDDPRFALGAERETAYYAKQSESANTLYVLVVGIAVLAGIGAGFGAANNMYAAVQARTAEIGTLRALGFSRAAILTSFQVEALAVAGLGFVLGAVCALVLSACLRVLLGGIGFGAATFTINVITLNVSAADLVAALVLALVIGTAGGFGPAWRAARLRPIEALRKA from the coding sequence ATGCCGCTCCCGCTCTCCTACAGCCTGCGCAACGTACGGGCGCGGCGCGGCCGGACGCTCATGACCGCAGGCGTGATCGCGCTCGTCGTGGTCGCGTGCAGCCTTTTTATGGGGCTCATCTCGAGCCTCAAGCACACGCTCGTCTCGACCGGCGATCCGCGCAACATCGTCGTCATGCGCAAGGGCTCGGACAACGACGGGTCGAGCCAGCTCACGCTCGAGGCCTACCAGGCGATCCGCTTCTTCGACGGCATCGCGCGCGACGCGCACGACGAACCGCTCGCCTCGCCGGAGCTGGTGGTGCAGCCCTTCTTCCGCACCCGCGAGGGAGGGCGCGAGAACGTCCTCGTGCGCGGGGTCGAGCCGGTGGCGCTCGCCGTGCACGACAACGTGCGCCTCGTGGAGGGCCGGATGCTCATGCCGAGCTCCGGCGAGGCGATCGTCGGACGCGGGGTGGTCGGCCGCTACGCCGGCGCCGCGCTCGGCGATCAGCTCGAGTTCGGGCGCGGGCGCTGGCACGTGGTCGGCGTCTTCGACGCGGGCGGGTCGTCGTTCGAGAGCGAGGTGTGGGTGGACGTGCGCGAGCTCGCCAACGACGCCAAGCGGCCGTTTCCGTACTCCGCGGTCCGCATCCGCGTGGCGACGCCGGAGCAGATCGAGCCGCTCATCCGCCGGATCGAGGACGACCCGCGCTTCGCCCTCGGGGCCGAGCGCGAGACCGCGTACTACGCCAAGCAGTCGGAGTCGGCCAACACGCTCTACGTGCTGGTGGTCGGGATCGCGGTGCTCGCCGGCATCGGCGCGGGGTTCGGGGCGGCCAACAACATGTATGCGGCCGTGCAGGCGCGTACGGCCGAGATCGGCACGCTGCGCGCCCTCGGCTTCTCGCGTGCCGCGATCCTGACGTCGTTCCAGGTCGAGGCGCTGGCGGTGGCCGGGCTGGGGTTCGTGCTCGGCGCGGTCTGTGCGCTCGTGCTGTCGGCGTGCCTGCGCGTGCTCCTCGGCGGCATCGGCTTCGGTGCCGCCACCTTCACCATCAATGTGATCACGCTGAACGTGAGCGCGGCCGATCTCGTGGCCGCGCTCGTGCTGGCGCTCGTGATCGGGACGGCAGGCGGATTCGGGCCTGCCTGGCGTGCCGCCCGCTTGCGTCCGATCGAGGCCTTGCGCAAGGCGTAG
- a CDS encoding crotonase/enoyl-CoA hydratase family protein → MTRTLRTETADGVRSIVLCRAGEYNTITPELRDELAQAIDEADADRDVHVILLRAEGPAFCAGYGLDWAIEAEAGERAAAQAGSRRVWDSVADLQMMGRFVETYLKLWYARKPTIAAVQGWCIGGGTDMVLCADLIVAGEGARFGYPPSRVWGTPTTAMWVYRLGFERAKRYLLTGDEIPARKAAEIGLVLEVVPDADLQAHAFALARRMAQVPVSQLVMLKLLVNQTAENMGLAASRTLGTLFDGVARHTQEGLDFVRRAGEVGFRQAVRERDDPFGDYGSRKR, encoded by the coding sequence ATGACGAGGACCCTGCGCACCGAGACGGCCGACGGGGTCCGTTCGATCGTCCTCTGCCGAGCCGGCGAGTACAACACGATCACGCCGGAGCTGCGCGACGAGCTGGCGCAGGCGATCGACGAGGCCGACGCCGACCGCGACGTCCACGTCATCCTGCTGCGCGCGGAGGGTCCGGCGTTCTGCGCCGGGTATGGGCTCGACTGGGCGATCGAGGCCGAGGCCGGGGAGCGCGCCGCCGCGCAGGCGGGATCGAGGCGCGTCTGGGACTCGGTTGCCGACCTGCAGATGATGGGCCGCTTCGTCGAGACCTACCTGAAGCTCTGGTACGCGCGGAAGCCGACGATCGCTGCCGTGCAGGGCTGGTGCATCGGCGGGGGCACGGACATGGTCCTCTGCGCCGACCTGATCGTCGCCGGCGAGGGCGCTCGCTTCGGGTATCCACCGTCTCGCGTCTGGGGTACACCGACCACCGCGATGTGGGTCTACCGGCTAGGGTTCGAGCGCGCGAAGCGCTACCTGCTGACGGGCGACGAGATCCCGGCGCGCAAGGCGGCCGAGATCGGACTCGTCCTCGAGGTGGTGCCCGACGCCGACCTCCAGGCGCATGCCTTCGCGCTCGCGCGCCGCATGGCGCAGGTGCCGGTGAGCCAGCTGGTCATGCTGAAGCTGCTCGTCAACCAGACGGCCGAGAACATGGGCCTCGCCGCGAGCCGGACGCTGGGCACGCTCTTCGACGGCGTCGCCCGCCACACGCAAGAGGGGCTCGACTTCGTCCGGCGCGCCGGGGAGGTGGGCTTCCGCCAAGCCGTGCGCGAGCGCGACGACCCGTTCGGCGACTACGGCAGCCGCAAGCGGTAG
- a CDS encoding ABC transporter ATP-binding protein, with product MDAPPRSNAPPLIQIRDVSRRYVRGVDEVHALEHVSLDIPAGHFVGFMGPSGSGKSTLLNLVSGIDRPSEGDVLVAGQRLNDLSEDELARWRARHVGLIFQFFNLIPVLSARDNVALPLLLTKLDKAERVRRADTALRVVGLEERLDHYPRTLSGGEQQRVAIARAIVTDPDLIVADEPTGDLDARNAEAILDLLRQLRQHFGKTVVMVTHDPRALRFVDDAYHLDKGVLLEGEDAVRAREAIRVSAGAGGARAPR from the coding sequence ATGGACGCGCCCCCCCGCTCCAATGCCCCGCCGCTCATCCAGATCCGCGACGTCTCGCGCCGCTACGTCCGCGGCGTGGACGAGGTGCATGCGCTCGAGCACGTCTCGCTGGACATCCCGGCCGGGCACTTCGTCGGCTTCATGGGACCGTCGGGCTCCGGGAAGTCGACGCTCCTGAACCTCGTCTCCGGGATCGACCGGCCGAGCGAGGGGGACGTCCTGGTGGCGGGCCAGCGGCTGAACGATCTCTCCGAGGACGAGCTGGCGCGATGGCGCGCGCGCCATGTCGGGCTGATCTTCCAGTTCTTCAACCTGATCCCGGTGCTGTCCGCGCGGGACAACGTCGCGCTGCCGCTGCTCCTCACCAAGCTCGACAAGGCCGAGCGCGTCCGGCGCGCCGACACGGCGCTCCGCGTCGTCGGCCTCGAGGAGCGGCTCGACCACTACCCGCGCACGCTGTCGGGCGGCGAGCAGCAGCGGGTGGCGATCGCGCGCGCGATCGTCACCGACCCCGACCTGATCGTGGCCGACGAGCCAACCGGGGACCTCGACGCGCGCAACGCCGAGGCGATCCTGGACCTGCTGCGCCAGCTCCGGCAGCACTTCGGCAAGACGGTGGTGATGGTCACGCACGACCCGCGCGCGCTCCGCTTCGTCGATGACGCGTATCACCTCGACAAGGGCGTGCTGCTCGAGGGCGAGGACGCGGTGCGTGCCCGGGAAGCGATCCGGGTGTCGGCGGGCGCCGGGGGAGCACGGGCACCGCGGTGA
- a CDS encoding ABC transporter permease: MKYARLVLANLGRNKLRTALTGGAIMLAVLLVCVLLTMPAGLDAFLNNIASNTRISVHNKAGLVYAMPYAFTRKVRQIDGVAAACAFVWFGGAFEEAGRVTFPNFAVEVEHVGAVYPDYDVPAQQLADFQRYRDGAIVGRQTMRRYGWKIGDRVTLRSTVWPVNLDFRIVGEIPNERSPLLWMNRNYLDEALKAQGRPGLGITTLIWVRAADPDRVNAIMRAVDELSRNSDAETASETEKSFFSSFFGSLKGFVTIILVVTGLVALCIVFIAANTASMGVRERAGELAVLKAIGFGRRVIFGTLLAEATVLSMVAGLGGVLLTIALTDALHTFAGWNPSLGPLGAFIVTASVIVQGVFLSLFVGMLAGVVPAFGAARKPVVATLHEVF; the protein is encoded by the coding sequence GTGAAGTACGCCCGTCTCGTCCTCGCCAACCTCGGGCGCAACAAGCTGCGCACGGCGCTCACCGGCGGCGCGATCATGCTGGCGGTGCTGCTCGTCTGCGTGCTGCTCACCATGCCGGCGGGGCTCGATGCCTTCCTCAACAACATCGCCAGCAACACGCGCATCTCGGTGCACAACAAGGCGGGCCTCGTCTACGCCATGCCGTACGCCTTCACGCGCAAGGTGCGGCAGATCGACGGGGTGGCCGCGGCCTGCGCGTTCGTGTGGTTCGGCGGCGCGTTCGAGGAGGCGGGGCGGGTGACGTTCCCGAACTTCGCGGTCGAGGTCGAGCACGTCGGCGCGGTCTATCCCGACTACGACGTCCCCGCGCAGCAGCTCGCCGACTTCCAGCGCTACCGCGACGGCGCCATCGTGGGTCGCCAGACGATGCGCCGGTACGGCTGGAAGATCGGCGACCGCGTGACCCTGCGCAGCACCGTGTGGCCGGTGAACCTCGACTTCCGCATCGTGGGCGAGATCCCGAACGAGCGCTCCCCGCTCCTCTGGATGAACCGCAACTACCTCGACGAGGCGCTGAAGGCCCAGGGCCGTCCCGGCCTCGGCATCACCACCCTCATCTGGGTGCGGGCCGCCGACCCGGATCGCGTGAACGCCATCATGCGGGCGGTGGACGAGCTGTCCCGCAACAGCGACGCCGAGACCGCCTCGGAGACCGAGAAGAGCTTCTTCTCGAGCTTCTTCGGCTCCCTCAAGGGGTTCGTGACCATCATCCTCGTCGTGACCGGCCTGGTCGCCCTCTGCATCGTGTTCATCGCCGCCAACACGGCCTCCATGGGGGTGCGCGAGCGGGCGGGGGAGCTGGCGGTCCTGAAGGCGATCGGCTTCGGCCGGCGAGTGATCTTCGGCACGCTGCTCGCGGAGGCCACCGTGCTGTCGATGGTGGCGGGCCTCGGCGGCGTATTGCTGACGATCGCCCTGACCGACGCGCTCCATACCTTCGCGGGCTGGAACCCGTCGCTCGGCCCGCTCGGCGCCTTCATCGTGACGGCGTCGGTCATCGTCCAGGGCGTCTTCCTCTCGCTCTTCGTCGGCATGCTGGCCGGCGTCGTGCCGGCCTTCGGCGCGGCGCGGAAGCCCGTGGTCGCGACCCTGCACGAGGTCTTCTAG
- a CDS encoding ATP-sensitive inward rectifier potassium channel 10, whose translation MARRAILGDLYHLLLTASWPRLLGLLALAYVAANALFALGYLLEPGALENARPGSFADAFFFSVQTMATIGYGRMVPRTFLANALVTLETLTGLLALAMVTGLVFAKFSRPTARVLFSRVAVIGRRDGARAFMFRMANERGNNIAEAQVHVALARQEVTAEGESVRRFHDLELSRRLNPIFPNTWTVIHPITEVSPLHGATADSLATSEARIVVSVIGLDESYAQTVHARHSYAVQDIVWNARFADVVVREPGGEVHIDYARFHDVVPADRATSVRRSGAP comes from the coding sequence ATGGCGCGGCGCGCGATCCTCGGCGATCTCTACCACCTTCTGCTGACGGCCTCATGGCCGCGGCTCCTGGGACTGCTGGCGCTCGCCTACGTCGCGGCAAACGCGCTCTTCGCGCTCGGCTACCTGCTCGAGCCCGGCGCGCTCGAGAATGCGCGGCCCGGGTCGTTCGCCGACGCCTTCTTCTTCAGCGTGCAGACCATGGCGACGATCGGCTACGGACGGATGGTGCCGCGGACGTTCCTGGCGAACGCCCTCGTCACGCTGGAGACCCTGACGGGACTCCTGGCGCTCGCCATGGTCACGGGCCTCGTCTTCGCGAAGTTCTCACGCCCGACGGCGCGCGTGCTCTTCAGCCGCGTGGCCGTCATCGGTCGCCGGGATGGTGCCCGCGCGTTCATGTTCCGCATGGCGAACGAGCGCGGCAACAACATCGCCGAGGCGCAGGTGCACGTGGCGCTCGCGCGCCAGGAAGTCACCGCGGAAGGCGAATCCGTCCGCCGCTTCCACGACCTCGAGCTCTCGCGGCGCCTGAATCCCATCTTCCCCAACACCTGGACGGTGATCCATCCGATCACGGAGGTGAGTCCCTTGCACGGCGCGACGGCGGACTCGCTCGCGACAAGCGAGGCGCGGATCGTCGTCTCGGTGATCGGCCTCGACGAGAGCTACGCACAGACCGTGCACGCGCGCCATTCGTACGCGGTGCAGGACATCGTCTGGAACGCCCGGTTCGCCGACGTCGTCGTGCGCGAGCCGGGCGGCGAGGTGCACATCGACTACGCGCGCTTCCACGATGTCGTGCCGGCGGATCGGGCGACGTCAGTGCGCCGCTCGGGCGCACCTTGA